One Paenibacillus sp. SYP-B4298 genomic window, AAATAATGGTTAATATTGGACAATCACCATTATTCGACAAAGAGGTATGAAAGTCCTACTAGAGGTGACAAATTATGTTTGAAGTATATGTCGACAACCGTGACGGCACGGTCTGGGATCTCTCCCGGATCATCGCGAGCATGAAGATCAAGAGCGGGCGGGTCGGTAAGGCGACCATCGTTGACATCAGCTTTGTTAAAAACTCGCCGTTCTCCGATCCCACCTTCAGATACGGCTGCGGCGACATCATCCGCATCCGCAAGGACAATCTCAATATCTTCTATGGCTTCATCTTCAGCGTGGATGAGGATGAGCACGACGCGGTCAAGATCACCGCATATGATCAAGTCAGATACCTCATGAACAAGGACAGCATGTATACGACAAACCTTACCGCCACACAGATGGTGCAGAAAATCGTGCAGGAAACGCAGCTCAATGCCGGCACACTGGCGGATACGAAGCACGTCATCCCTAAGATCGCCGAGGACAATCAGTCCTATATTGATATGATCTGTAAGGCGCTGGACACGACCATGTTGGCTGGTAAGGGGCTGTATGTCTTCTATGATGATTTCGGCAGCTTAACGCTGCGCCCGCTGGCGGAGATGGCGCTCGACATCGTCATCGGCGAGAAGAGCCTCATGTACTCGTACAAGGACAAGCGGTCGATCGATAATGATACGTATAACCAGATCAAACTCTACCAGGACAACAAGGAGAAAGGTGTCCGCGAGGATCATGTGCTGAAGGATAGCGCGTCGATCGCCAAATGGGGCGTGCTGCAGCTCTATCAGAGCGTCGACGAGAAGATGAACGCGGCGCAGATCAAGGAGATGCAGGACAAGCTCATGCAGCTCAAGAACCGGGAGAAGCGCTCGCTCAAGGTCGATGCGCTGGGGGATATTCGCATCCGGGCGGGGCATGTAATTTGGTTAGCCTTTGAATCTAAAGGCATCAAGCAGCAGTATGTGGTCAACGAATGCACACATACCTTCGACGGCGACAAACATACCATGTCCCTTGACCTGGTAGTGTACGGGACTTACAGGGGAGGTGCAGGATGAGCCTGGTAGACATGATTAAGCAAATAGGCTTAGGGGCAATGGACGCCCAGCAGCCGGTGACGGTATTGTTTGCTTCCGTCACCAATATAAATCCTCTGGAAGTCAGCGCGGGCCCGCGTATGACGCTGCCGGAGGATTTTTTGATTGTGCCGGAAAACCTGAAGGAACAGAAGCTCCAGATCGGCAGCACAGAGTACATCATCCGTAAGCCGTTGCAGAAGGGCGACAGGGTGGCGCTGCTGCGCGTGCAGGGAGGGCTGAGTTATTACGTATTGGATAGGGTGGTGGATGGTGGATGATACCGACAGGAGGCATTCCGGCTGACGCGGAGTTTGATGATAGCTCGCAGCCCAGCCGGACATATAAGCTCGATCTAGCACGGGGCCGGGTGACTGGCATGGTGGATGAGCTCGAAGCGGTCAAGCAGGCGGTCTATAAGGCGCTGCGCACGGACCGCTTTTTTCATTTCATTTATTCGTCCAATTACGGTTCAGAAGTGCAGATTAATAGAGCGAATCTGGAGCTCGAGCGGTGGGTTAACGAGGCTCTGCTGCAGGATGACCGTATCAGCGCTGTCGAGGACTACAGGATCACGGTGGAGGGCGACAGCGCCTTGATGGAGTTTACCGTCGTATCCACTGCTGGCCGCTTTACAGTTTCTCAGGAGGTGGGATGATGTACGAGGCATATTCTTATGATTTTTTGTTGGCACGGATGCTTGAGCGCGTACCCAATACGGTAGATAAGCGCGAAGGCTCTATAATCTATGACGCACTGGCCCCGGCAGCCGCGGAGCTAGCGCAGATGTATACCGAGCTGGATCTGAATCTCGCGCTCTCTTTTGCAGACACGGCGAGCGGAGAATATCTGACCAGGCGGGCTGCAGAATTTGGCGTGATTCGTTCGCCTGCGACCAAGGCGCGAAGACGTGGGGAATTCCGGGACAGTAGCGATGCTCCGGTCAGCGTCCCCCTCGGCAGCCGCTTTAGCGTTGAGGGTACGGCCTATGTCACGGTGGAGCAGTTGGGCACCGGGGCCGCTGTTCTGGAGTGTGAGACGGCGGGGGCGATCGGCAACCAGCATTTCGGCCAGTTGCTGCCTATTGATTATGTCGCAGGCTTGGCACGCGCGGAGCTGGCTGACATCCTGATTCCGGGAGCGGATGAGGAGAGCGACAATGCGCTGCGGGAACGCTACTATTCTGCCGTCAACGAGCCGGCATTCGGCGGCAACGTGGCCGACTACAAGCAGGAGATCAATGCGATCAGCGGCGTAGGTGCCTGCAAGGTGTACCCGGCCTGGGCGGGTGGAGGAACGGTCAAGGCGACGCTAATCGCTGCGGACTGGTCTGCTCCCACGGCTGCCTTGGTCAATCAGGTGCAGACCATAATGGACCCAACCGTCAACAGCGGGCAGGGACTTGGCCTGGCTCCGATCGGCCACCAGGTGACGATTGCTGGAGCACAGCCAGTCACGGTCAACATGGAGACGACGCTGACGCTGGCTGCCGGCATGACACCAGGACAGATACAGGATGATGTAGCAGCGGTGTTCTTGGCCTATCTGCTGGATCTCCGCAAGGATTGGTCGAATCAGCCACAACTCGTCGTTCGGACGGCGCAGCTTGACGCACGCATTCTGACCATTGGTGGCATTGAGGATGTGGCCGATACCAAGCTTAACGGCGCAGCGGCCAATCTGACGCTGGGCGGGGATGAGATTCCGTCAGCAGGGAAGGTGACGCTGCATGTCTAACCCGGTCAAGGAATATTGGCCTGAGATATATCAGACCATAAAGGATTTTGAGGAGCTCGCCAAGACGGAAGACGTTGAGCTGCAACTGCTGGAGGGAGCCGTTGCGCAGCAGCTCGCAGATCAGTTTGTCCTGACGTCGACTGTGCAGGCTATCCGTCGACGCGAGCTGATGCTCGGGATTAAGGCAGACCCGACGACCGAGACGCTCGAATTTCGCAGGCGCCGTATCCTCAACCGCTACCAGACCAAGCCGCCGTTCACGATCCGATTTTTACAGCAGCAGCTCGACATGCTGGCCGGCTCCGGCATGACGCTTGCATCCGTCGACGTGCAGAACTTCATTCTGACGATCACGACCAACGTCAGCAATGCAGGAGTGTTTGCCGAGATTTCACACACCGTTGAGACGACCAAGCCCGCCAACCTGGTCTATCAGCAGATCGCGGCGCTTGATGGTGAGATTGAGCTGGAGGAGCAGATCGGAATAAAGTCGGTGAGTTGGCAATACAAGCTGGACGGTAGTTGGCAGCTTGGAGCTACGCCATTTGCCACATACGGGGCGGAGGTGGCGATCAAATGATAAGCTCTATTCTTCTAGCAGAGCTGGCTGAGCACGTCGATCAGCGAATTGCCAAGGTGGTGCTGAATGGCACATATGAGATCAGCGACTTCCGCGTCAAGGAAGTCACGGCCAGTACATTGGCGCTGAATTACTTTGTTCCGGTGTCGGAGGTGTCGCTGATCACCCGCATCGAGTTACAGGACGCCGCGGGCACGGTGCTGACCTCCAACGAGGTGTACGTGCCGATTACAGCAGACCACATCATGCTCCATACAATAACGGTAAGGGAGGCCGAGTGACGTGGCCAAGATAAACTGGGATATGAACGATACGGTGAAGCCCGCTGACCTCAATCAGATCGGGCAGGAGATTAACGATAGCGCTGCGAAGATCACGCAGCACAAGACAGCCGCGGTGCTTGACCATCCTGACAAGTCGGTGACGACGTCCAAGCTGGCCGATAAGGGCGTAACGCAGGCCAAGATAGCAGATAAGGCCGTCGGCAGCGGGCAGCTAGCAGACGGAGCTGCTACAGATACGGTGATTGGCAGCCGAACGGTCAGCGATGGTACGGCTCCCACGGCGGACAGTGGCACTGTGACGGGGTTGTTCAGCGGACTGGCGCACATGATCAAGGCGATCACCGGCGGCACAACTTGGCGGACGTTGCCGAGCATTACGCTGACGGCGATTAAGACAATCTTGGACGCTGCGACCAACCTAGCAACGGCCAGCACGCTACTCAAGCGGGACAGTGCGGGGCGCGCTAAGGTAGCCGCACCGGCAGCGGTAGACGACATCGCACGCAAAGCCGAGGTTGACGCTGTACAGTCCAATCTGACAAATCATACTGGAGATAGCAGTCAGCATGTGCCTGCTATAGGCACCGGGAATAGCGGAAAAGTGCTAAAAGCTGGAGCAACAGCGGGCAGTGCAGCATGGGGAGAAGTAGCCTGGGGAGAAGTGACAGGGAAGCCTTCCAGCTTTGCACCTAGCAGTCACGACCACTCCAGGCTGCAAAGGATTGATGATCGAGACCGCAAACCAGTAGATGCCACCAAAGGGTTTGCGGAATTTGTGTTCACGTCCCTTGAAGGCATGACCGGAGAGGCGGGACGTAGTAATTATCAAGATATGATAGTCCTTAATATGTACACGGATTCTTCGGGCGGGAAGGTCAACGCCTTGGTATTGGACAAAACGAATATGGTCATCCGACACTATCAAGCTGCCCAAGACGCCACTACTTGGGGCGATCCCCGTGTTATCGCCTATCTTGATCAGATGCCGACCACTCTGCCGGCAAACGGTGGAAATGCGGATACAGTCGATGGACTTCACGCTATCGATTTTTCCAGGGCGCGTGGAGGGTTGCAGTTTGGCGGGGTGCAAACGGCGATGACGACTAGCGAATTTATTGCTATGCTCACATCGCTTGGAGCTTTCGAGTCCAAGTATTGGGTGGCTCGTGGTTCGTGGAGTTATGCCAAAAATCAATTCATCAGTGACACCGGGGTTGGTAACATCCATCTTGCAGGGTGTACCGTCGAGGTAATAAGTGCAACTTCTGATTTTTACACTATTCGCATCACTACACCTTCAGCTTCTTCCAATGGCGTTGTGGATACAGAATTTATCTATTCTTCTAACGGGAGTGGATATGCTGCGCGGTGGCGCAAACAATGGAATGATAAGAACGATGGAGCTGGTTCGGGGCTTGATGCCGATCTGCTGGACGGTTACCAAACATCGCTGACCACTGCCCCAAACACCGTTCCAGTTAGGGGGGCGGCTGGTGGTATAGAAGCTATTCGGTACACTTCCACTGCTGAGACCGGAGCCCAGCCGCTAATTATCTCCTCGACTACACGAGTGGACAACCTTAACGTCGATATGGTGGACGGGTTCCATCTCGATCAGGATTTAAGAACAACCGCGAGCCCAACTTTTGCCGGGGGGAATTTCGAAGAAATTTCTGTAAAGGTTGGTTCAATAGGTGCTCTAAAGACAAAAGTTTTAAATCTGAATAATACTCCAGAGACAGATACAGCAGGAAGATGGATATTGGTTGCACGTATTCAGAATGCTGCAATACCCACGGATTCAGGGAATAGCGCCATGTTTAAAGGCAGAGCTATTATCGACAATAGTTTTGGTGTGTCAGGTAACGAGCAGTCCGTTGTCGACTTCACATTCGGCGTAAGACCCGGAATCAAGCCAGCTTTTTTTGTAATTGGTGACCACAAGCCAGACTTTCGGATTTATAAAAAATCGGATGGCTATCACTACTTGTATGTTTGGCAGGGTCCATTTAGCAAAAGGGTAATCTTCAACTATTATTCATACAACTGCCTCGAATACTGGTATGTCGAGAATCCTGCTGCTCAAACAGGCTCAACTTTGATCTGGCAGTCTTCAGATGGAGCGACGCAAGATGTATATGTCGGTTCCAAAAAAGTTTTGCATGGAGGGGATCTGAATAGTTCGGTTGCACAAAAAAAGTTGAAATTAGCTCAACAAAATGCGGGGAACTTCTGGAAAGTTAGGGATTTGGTTTCTTTTAAAACGAATTCGTCTTTGATTAAGGGCGCGTTGAAAATAGTTCTGCCTGTGGGTTGGACTAATACAATGATGGCTTTATATTTACACGGGATTAACTATAGTGGCGACACTTCAAGAGCTTGGGAAGCTACTATTTTCGGGTATAACTATGATGGTGGTAGCAGCGGATCTGGTGCAGCTGCATGGCACAAAACCGACGTAAGAACACTAGGGAATGTACCATTTGACACGGTGCGGTTCGGTATCGAAAACGGTAAATGTATTATTCTAATCGGGTCAAATACAACTAGTTGGGAATATGCAGCGGTTGAAGTTACCGAAGCACTGTTCACGCACTCTGCTCCAGATGCCATTTTAGAAAGTAATGATTGGAATATGACTGCGGTAACAAGTTGGGATTCAGCGGTTATTTCGGCAACAGTAAATAAAATTAATAATGGTATTGATGCTGACACGATTGACGGCCAGCATGGAAGCTACTATCGAGACGCCAGCAATCTAAACGCCGGTACTGTGCCAGCGGCCAGACTCCCAGCAGCGACCACATCCATTCAAGGGGCTATGTCGGCATCGGACAAAGCGAAGCTCGACGGGATCGCCACGGGAGCCAATAACTATGTGCATCCTACTGGGGACGGCAACCAGCATGTACCGGCTACGGGTACCAGCAATAGCGGGCGTGTATTGAAGGCGGGGAGTACGGCGGGCAGTGCTGCATGGTCAACGCTAACCAAGGCCGATATATCCGATTTCCCCGCCAGCCTCCCGGCGAATGGAGGGAATGCAGATACGTTGGACGGACAACACGGCAGCTATTATCAAAATGCCGATAACATCAATGCTGGTACATTGGCTATAGACAGACTTCCAGATTTCCTTGTTCCGGGAATTAGATGGAAGTCACGTACAAGTGCAGCGGAAAATTATTGGATGTCTGTCTGCTACGGAAATGGACTATTTGTAGCAGTAAGCGATTCAGGGACAGGGAATCGTGTTATGACATCTCTTGATGGAGTTATATGGACTTCTCGCACGAGTGCGGCAGATCAAAATTGGAGATCAGTTTGTTACGGAAATGGACTGTTTGTTGCAGTAGGCAGTTCGGGGGCTGTTATGACATCCACTAACGGGATTACATGGACTTCACGTACTGCTGCAACAGCTAATGATTGGCATGGTGTCTGCTACGGAAATGGACTATTTGTAGCAGTAAGCACTTCAGGGACAGGGAATCGTGTTATGACATCCACTAACGGGATTACATGGACTTCACGCACGAGTGCCGCGGATCATTATTGGAGATCAGTTTGCTACGGAAATGGACTGTTTGTTGCAGTATCATCTTCAGGCTCGGTCATGACATCTTCTGATGGGATAACATGGACTTTACGTACTGCTGCGTCATCAATCACTTGGTTTGGTGTTTGCTACGGAAATGGACTATTTGTAGCAGTAAGCACTTCAGGGACAGGGAATCGTGTCATGACATCCACTAACGGGATTACATGGACTTCACGCACGAGTGCCGCGGATCACGATTGGAACGCAGTTTGCTACGGAAACGGCTTATTTGTTGCAGTAAACAGTTCGGCAAAAAGAACGGTCATGACATCTCCTGATGGGATAACGTGGACTTTACGTACTACTCCGTCATCAAACACTTGGTATGCTGTTTGCTATGCTGAGGGAGTATTCGTAGCTGTAGGAGGTGGGGGTGGTGGAGGCACGGGCGATCGTGTCATGACATCTGGTTTTGCATAAAATTATCAACAACAGCTCCGCCTAACGCGGGGCTGTTATTTTTGAGGGGGATAAACTGTGATCAAACAAATCGGACAAACAGTATTGACGGCCGCGGTGGGATCAAGCGGCAAGGAGACGGCGGTTGGAGGGATCGTCGCGGCGGTAGGGACGTTCTTGGCGGCATCGCTGGGGGGGTGGGATGTTGCGCTGAAGCTGCTGGTATATTGCATGGTGATCGACTATGCTACGGGGTTTCTTGGCGCGATCAAAACGAAAAGCCTGAATAGTGAAGTAATGTTCTGGGGCGGCGTCCGCAAGGGTGTGGTTATGCTGGTCGTAGGACTGACGGTGCAATTGGATCTGTTCCTGGGCAACGACAGCCCGCTCTATCGGACGCTAGCTCTTTACTTCTACATTGGACGCGAGGGGCTGTCGATCATTGAAAACCTGGGCGTACTGAATGTCATGGTTCCGTCGGCAGTCAAAGAGCGTCTGCAGCAACTCAACGGAAAGGATGATAACCAATGAAGATCGCTATTGACGCAGGCCACGGCCCCGAAACAGCAGGCAAGCGCTCGCCGGATGGTAGCCTACGAGAGTTTCACTTTAACAACCCTACAGCAAAAAT contains:
- a CDS encoding XkdQ/YqbQ family protein codes for the protein MFEVYVDNRDGTVWDLSRIIASMKIKSGRVGKATIVDISFVKNSPFSDPTFRYGCGDIIRIRKDNLNIFYGFIFSVDEDEHDAVKITAYDQVRYLMNKDSMYTTNLTATQMVQKIVQETQLNAGTLADTKHVIPKIAEDNQSYIDMICKALDTTMLAGKGLYVFYDDFGSLTLRPLAEMALDIVIGEKSLMYSYKDKRSIDNDTYNQIKLYQDNKEKGVREDHVLKDSASIAKWGVLQLYQSVDEKMNAAQIKEMQDKLMQLKNREKRSLKVDALGDIRIRAGHVIWLAFESKGIKQQYVVNECTHTFDGDKHTMSLDLVVYGTYRGGAG
- a CDS encoding DUF2577 domain-containing protein, with the protein product MSLVDMIKQIGLGAMDAQQPVTVLFASVTNINPLEVSAGPRMTLPEDFLIVPENLKEQKLQIGSTEYIIRKPLQKGDRVALLRVQGGLSYYVLDRVVDGG
- a CDS encoding DUF2634 domain-containing protein, yielding MIPTGGIPADAEFDDSSQPSRTYKLDLARGRVTGMVDELEAVKQAVYKALRTDRFFHFIYSSNYGSEVQINRANLELERWVNEALLQDDRISAVEDYRITVEGDSALMEFTVVSTAGRFTVSQEVG
- a CDS encoding baseplate J/gp47 family protein; protein product: MYEAYSYDFLLARMLERVPNTVDKREGSIIYDALAPAAAELAQMYTELDLNLALSFADTASGEYLTRRAAEFGVIRSPATKARRRGEFRDSSDAPVSVPLGSRFSVEGTAYVTVEQLGTGAAVLECETAGAIGNQHFGQLLPIDYVAGLARAELADILIPGADEESDNALRERYYSAVNEPAFGGNVADYKQEINAISGVGACKVYPAWAGGGTVKATLIAADWSAPTAALVNQVQTIMDPTVNSGQGLGLAPIGHQVTIAGAQPVTVNMETTLTLAAGMTPGQIQDDVAAVFLAYLLDLRKDWSNQPQLVVRTAQLDARILTIGGIEDVADTKLNGAAANLTLGGDEIPSAGKVTLHV
- a CDS encoding putative phage tail protein — protein: MSNPVKEYWPEIYQTIKDFEELAKTEDVELQLLEGAVAQQLADQFVLTSTVQAIRRRELMLGIKADPTTETLEFRRRRILNRYQTKPPFTIRFLQQQLDMLAGSGMTLASVDVQNFILTITTNVSNAGVFAEISHTVETTKPANLVYQQIAALDGEIELEEQIGIKSVSWQYKLDGSWQLGATPFATYGAEVAIK
- a CDS encoding ketopantoate hydroxymethyltransferase, translated to MISSILLAELAEHVDQRIAKVVLNGTYEISDFRVKEVTASTLALNYFVPVSEVSLITRIELQDAAGTVLTSNEVYVPITADHIMLHTITVREAE
- a CDS encoding phage holin family protein: MIKQIGQTVLTAAVGSSGKETAVGGIVAAVGTFLAASLGGWDVALKLLVYCMVIDYATGFLGAIKTKSLNSEVMFWGGVRKGVVMLVVGLTVQLDLFLGNDSPLYRTLALYFYIGREGLSIIENLGVLNVMVPSAVKERLQQLNGKDDNQ